The proteins below come from a single Lasioglossum baleicum chromosome 20, iyLasBale1, whole genome shotgun sequence genomic window:
- the Upset gene encoding SET domain-containing protein upSET isoform X5 → MSFVLQLGTVETPVEKKNGSSHQSSSSSSTLLSQDGSSVVVEDAGKSQILQCLEAAAPEIPSGHVISFATMKSVNLTYPVAKSAREMQRIGGSQTNTTQVLTTRVISQKLPSTGHPTLNAGPHVTHVPVNSQTLSSAGNGVAHVYPLQYAASVQSKQLHNRGQVIEGSKQQSQQQQQTVVAGLQGNVHQKTTQQQVTSQQLVTGNAVKTISTSVPNIQRIHVKTQNLVGQAQTVNLQKVKTVNANQAVAVQRNSLPRIQTVQKGQTVPTPASTNQFTVNTVNNTTAVQRGQQQAGNTNLQKAQGTQKMAQQVYNNQKVSGQVLTGHPNHKTQHQQIGNQQAGLQKLQGQQQKNLAVTRQQQTSTMNNVQKSSNSVAGIQKAQALGQVQGQQLPPVQVPKHVQQVQQVQSSSQRIPQQSTGQQKSQTLATANSNRVQGLANVGKSNSVSNIAKMQQNSNLLTGTCKQPQVISQPQQQIHVQATSSPQLQQQLLQQTPQPQQQVTGKQQGNAGQPVQRSQSMANVHQKVTAIATMPNNQRTQVANSKAQQQQQMVMRVGVQKTQGQALQQGNLKSIPQKVANTVKTSNASQNAVQQPLHRNTTSQPVKIIQQQQNVIGPQNTQKQPGCIKTIPPQKSAQRNHQQKVTGIKTSLNTNVTAVKGQGPSTAVPQKSSIKTLLPQQPVTQNMLVHKSQPIKIQQQAIQQKQQLIMTSQFPQQVRQQSGQIKTLLPVTSTEPRKEVENKIESEPRVPEEDDHQEPAPKSPVRRMPHPYEVTYCLQFVLQDHNYVAPPPRSPSPPTPPPHPKQQAINGAGSSAATSQHTYMFGQVVSGSNVEDDAASAISSEAGREVEPEGEETETAPEGEGDDEDSVTRCICDFEHDDGYMICCDRCLVWQHVDCMGIDRSNIPDEYLCEICRPRRVDRQRARALQMRKREELLNSDTSSDTSSTSSADTDVGVNAIPKKRTLPQQQQQPQQVPRRKSDPPPQVRRLNNNNNNNNNVAKRQRRDSHPRQSSAVRKKEATKRGPGKRKPKRRMSVEDKEEETQDSWSSNVAPLRQWIERYEEAVTNHYSPELRARISSIKVNGTHSDLRQSNMNVIASGKCRLNVHSNNVRFLVATMYLPPNTPVVELRGKYMLSTQHRPSHPQGRQHTQRPGPFVFFYRLPRDGTEVCVDTRTYGNDARFVRRSCKPNAEVKHCIEKGTLHLYIVTTTAIEKNAEITIRHEQHDLLLSPNPNGPMVPIVCACNNPRECQITSVNQLTRRGSNGALVENADGRERRRRGRRNTVCEDSDSSTAAPSTSVAQPTPPPVTPAPSVSPAPARRTITTTVATVTRQQTPKEEPPAPPVPQPQTSPNSTPVTVSETKKDKKKMTREERKMEAIMKAFERLEKAEQRKQEVQARNAQRKESGSTHSDNEDVAPMTLAPKQKQQGSDRPLRRKKRKGRTRTTSQSQSGSRRSRLNSADSDLSSGEESTSMQSPPLSSQNHSQTRDAPYSAHLHTPAKNTNDNATTVSAHQGIPTAAGLLLALANSNAPGPSSPPLQQPTPVKSPTCDSGASSSSQSSTPPTPLSSACLLVAAAVGPLAPGFKFPKTKKVLMNEWLKESPDPPQTNVPQISPLPALPSTPLSNSINPLCRSSDFSLPADSSAEFLSQSYAAKSLATLVQAANSVSGICDSPPQRKQTAAGNTGCPVSSGSAKKRWLRQAISEECDSPNSRPESPPASELVAPPKKRRIARESLSSDNYTPPTTPTMLHPEAVPHVRSLCPTEDDYIEHPQSPLTEPTDDRQPEPTESVKQEEPSEDKLRQKLCIEIPGQNFHAKSIKDEESLEIVPMDVLVKENSIELKVEPKEENMDCESTEHFDSKPVKDEFRLIKSEIDYQRDRVKKEHVIKEEIVQIEKGTVEIVDRNEEGDTEMEDLSSPIDAIESDAILKQRVDEMRLEFGGAITEMENDKSEDDDRKQDSVKSDDNMSIDEFDVEAQMKKITGDDGDDYKEKVDTSSEKDKSMDGIEGLMESSKEDSESEDKDLDDIKYETSFKSFSIDHEERMFKEFESKPGQEDVVDHDTKELEQTEESQKADQSSVFVASSEESIFESTSSNMDTESIAEPPKIFHSIPPLSERIRKKTEASTSKSQLNFEAAIIESTIDIISSDESKNGEQKSMLSTALRELLEAKLDDLAPEEAKEETVDENSTTFTEPKSETSEQSSVDVPDASKAAPQEAPVEEPPAKEEEVSPVKEVKRLKDPRTVVPNSMPAPAFKPDGNPPVKRKLSISEYRKRKQQSSGTPPDPEPSSNDATFTDKGSARGRSDSASSGTSSLSSDEEASKIPSLSLDLPGLTALPLFNNAETEEKKGNG, encoded by the exons ATGAGCTTCGTTTTGCAGTTGGGAACGGTCGAGACACCTGTGGAGAAGAAGAACGGTAGCAGCCACCAGTCATCATCGTCATCCTCTACATTACTGAGCCAGGATGGGTCGAGCGTGGTGGTTGAGGATGCCGGCAAGTCTCAGATCCTTCAATGTTTGGAGGCGGCGGCGCCGGAGATCCCATCTGGCCACGTGATATCCTTCGCCACGATGAAATCGGTGAATCTCACTTACCCGGTCGCTAAATCAGCTAGAGAAATGCAGAGGATCGGTGGGTCTCAGACGAACACCACTCAGGTGCTGACGACTCGTGTGATCTCGCAGAAGCTACCATCTACCGGTCATCCGACACTGAACGCCGGGCCCCACGTGACCCACGTGCCGGTGAACTCGCAGACGTTATCATCAGCGGGGAACGGAGTGGCGCACGTGTATCCGTTGCAGTATGCAGCGTCGGTGCAGAGCAAACAGCTTCACAATAGGGGCCAGGTGATAGAGGGTAGTAAACAGCAGtcgcaacaacaacagcagactGTTGTGGCAGGTCTGCAGGGTAACGTGCACCAGAAGACGACGCAGCAACAGGTCACTTCGCAGCAGTTGGTCACCGGGAACGCGGTGAAAACGATCAGCACGTCGGTGCCGAACATTCAGAGGATACACGTAAAGACGCAGAATCTCGTTGGCCAGGCGCAGACCGTGAATCTACAGAAGGTGAAGACCGTGAACGCTAACCAGGCGGTCGCCGTTCAGAGGAATTCGTTGCCGAGGATTCAGACGGTGCAGAAGGGTCAGACCGTGCCGACGCCAGCCTCGACGAACCAGTTCACGGTGAACACGGTGAACAACACGACGGCGGTGCAGAGAGGCCAGCAGCAGGCTGGGAATACGAATCTCCAGAAGGCGCAGGGGACGCAAAAGATGGCGCAGCAGGTGTACAACAATCAGAAGGTGTCCGGTCAGGTACTGACCGGTCATCCGAATCATAAAACGCAGCATCAACAGATAGGAAATCAGCAAGCGGGTTTGCAGAAGCTGCAGGGCCAACAGCAGAAGAACCTGGCTGTCACCAGGCAGCAACAGACAAGCACAATGAACAATGTACAGAAATCTAGCAATTCTGTAGCTGGTATACAGAAGGCGCAAGCGCTAGGACAAGTGCAGGGTCAGCAGCTGCCGCCGGTACAGGTTCCGAAGCACGTGCAGCAGGTCCAACAAGTACAGTCATCCTCGCAGAGGATCCCGCAACAGTCCACCGGACAGCAAAAGTCCCAGACACTCGCGACGGCGAATTCTAATAGAGTGCAGGGGCTGGCGAACGTCGGCAAAAGCAACAGCGTATCGAACATCGCTAAGATGCAGCAGAATTCGAACCTGCTGACAGGTACCTGCAAACAGCCGCAAGTAATCTCACAACCGCAACAGCAGATCCACGTGCAGGCGACGTCCTCGCCTCAGCTGCAGCAGCAACTGTTGCAGCAGACCCCGCAGCCTCAACAGCAAGTTACTGGTAAACAACAGGGGAACGCGGGTCAGCCGGTGCAGAGAAGCCAGAGCATGGCGAACGTGCACCAAAAGGTAACCGCTATTGCAACTATGCCAAACAATCAACGTACCCAGGTGGCGAACTCGAAGgcacagcagcaacagcagatGGTGATGAGAGTGGGCGTACAGAAGACTCAGGGCCAGGCACTGCAGCAAGGGAACTTGAAAAGCATCCCTCAGAAGGTCGCGAACACCGTGAAGACGTCCAACGCCTCGCAGAACGCTGTCCAACAGCCTCTGCACAGGAACACGACCTCGCAGCCTGTGAAAATCATTCAGCAACAGCAGAACGTTATAGGCCCGCAGAACACCCAGAAACAACCAGGCTGTATCAAGACCATACCCCCGCAGAAATCCGCGCAGAGGAATCATCAGCAGAAAGTGACCGGTATCAAGACCTCGTTGAACACCAACGTGACCGCAGTGAAGGGCCAAGGACCTAGCACCGCGGTCCCGCAAAAGTCCAGCATCAAGACTCTGTTACCCCAACAACCCGTCACGCAAAACATGCTCGTGCACAAAAGCCAACCGATCAAAATACAACAGCAAGCCATCCAGCAGAAACAACAGCTCATCATGACCTCACAGTTTCCTCAGCAGGTCCGACAGCAGTCTGGACAGATTAAGACCCTGCTGCCGGTTACCAGCACGGAACCTCGCAAGGAAGTCGAGAACAA AATCGAGTCGGAGCCCCGAGTACCTGAAGAAGATGACCATCAAGAGCCAGCGCCGAAGTCTCCAGTGAGAAGAATGCCCCACCCCTACGAGGTAACCTAT TGTCTCCAGTTTGTATTGCAAGATCACAACTATGTGGCTCCACCGCCGAGGTCACCATCGCCTCCGACACCACCACCCCATCCGAAGCAACAGGCCATCAACGGTGCTGGAAGTTCTGCAGCAACTTCTCAGCACACTTACATGTTTGGCCAAG TTGTGAGCGGTAGCAACGTGGAGGATGATGCAGCCAGCGCTATCAGCAGTGAAGCTGGCAGAGAGGTAGAGCCTGAAGGCGAAGAGACAGAGACTGCTCCTGAGGGTGAAGGGGACGACGAAGACAGTGTCACTAGGTGCATATG TGACTTCGAACACGACGATGGATACATGATCTGTTGTGACCGCTGTCT GGTGTGGCAACACGTGGATTGCATGGGGATAGATCGCTCGAACATTCCCGACGAGTATCTTTGCGAGATCTGTCGTCCGCGGCGCGTAGATAGGCAAAGGGCCCGCGCCCTTCAGATGCGAAAGCGCGAGGAGTTGTTGAACTCGGACACGTCTTCGGACACGTCGTCGACGAGCTCGGCGGACACCGACGTCGGTGTGAACGCGATCCCGAAGAAACGTACGTTGCcacaacagcaacagcagccgCAGCAGGTACCCAGGCGGAAGTCCGATCCGCCGCCGCAAGTAAGACGTCtgaacaataataacaataacaataataacgtGGCGAAAAGACAGAGGAGGGATTCGCATCCGAGACAGTCGAGCGCCGTGCGTAAGAAAGAGGCAACGAAACGAGGACCGGGTAAACGTAAACCGAAACGTCGGATGAGCGTCGAAGACAAGGAAGAGGAAACTCAGGACTCGTGGAGCTCGAACGTGGCGCCGTTAAGGCAATGGATCGAGCGATACGAGGAGGCCGTCACGAATCATTATAGCCCCGAGCTTAGGGCTCGGATATCCTCCATCAAAGTAAACGGCACGCACAGCGACCTCAGGCAGAGCAACATGAACGTCATCGCGTCCGGGAAGTGTCGACTGAACGTCCACAGTAATAACGTTAGG TTTTTGGTAGCAACGATGTACCTGCCGCCTAACACACCGGTGGTGGAGCTAAGGGGCAAGTACATGTTGAGTACGCAGCACCGACCGTCACATCCCCAAGGTAGACAGCACACACAGAGGCCGGGCCCCTTCGTGTTCTTTTACCGGTTGCCACGTGACGGTACGGAGGTGTGCGTGGACACGAGAACGTACGGGAACGACGCCCGGTTCGTGCGGCGTAGTTGTAAGCCAAACGCGGAAGTGAAGCACTGTATAGAGAAAGGAACGTTGCATTTGTATATCGTGACCACCACCGCGATCGAGAAGAACGCCGAGATCACGATCAGGCACGAGCAGCATGACCTGCTGCTGTCGCCGAACCCGAACGGCCCGATGGTGCCGATCGTGTGCGCGTGCAACAACCCAAGGGAGTGTCAGATCACCTCGGTGAACCAGCTGACCAGAAGAGGTAGCAACGGGGCGCTAGTCGAAAATGCCGA TGGCCGCGAAAGGAGACGGAGGGGCAGACGGAACACAGTCTGCGAGGACAGCGACTCATCCACAGCAGCGCCAAGCACGAGCGTCGCGCAACCGACGCCTCCCCCGGTAACACCGGCGCCGTCGGTGTCACCAGCGCCAGCTAGAAGAACAATTACCACCACGGTGGCGACGGTGACCCGACAACAGACGCCTAAAGAAGAGCCGCCGGCTCCGCCAGTTCCACAACCTCAAACATCCCCGAACTCGACTCCGGTAACAGTTTCGGAGACGAAGAAAGACAAGAAGAAGATGACGAGGGAAGAACGGAAGATGGAAGCAATCATGAAGGCGTTCGAGAGGCTGGAGAAAGCGGAGCAGAGGAAACAAGAAGTGCAAGCTAGGAACGCGCAAAGAAAAGAATCCGGCAGCACGCACAGCGACAACGAGGACGTTGCACCGATGACGTTAGCACCGAAGCAGAAGCAGCAGGGTTCCGACAGGCCTCTGAGGCGAAAGAAGAGGAAAGGTAGAACCAGGACCACGTCTCAATCGCAGAGCGGTAGTCGGAGGTCCAGACTAAACTCTGCCGACTCTGATCTATCATCGGGAGAAGAGAGTACTTCGATGCAATCGCCGCCATTGTCGAGTCAGAACCATTCGCAAACCCGGGACGCACCTTACTCCGCTCATTTACACACTCCAGCTAAAAATACGAATGACAATGCGACCACCGTGTCCGCCCATCAAGGGATACCAACAGCTGCTGGTCTGCTGTTGGCTCTGGCGAACTCTAACGCACCTGGGCCTAGTTCTCCACCTCTTCAGCAACCGACGCCAGTTAAAAGTCCCACCTGCGACAGCGGAGCGAGTAGCAGCTCCCAGAGCTCCACTCCACCTACGCCATTGTCTTCAGCGTGTTTATTAGTGGCTGCAGCGGTCGGTCCGCTGGCACCAGGCTTCAAATTCCCGAAAACCAAGAAGGTCCTGATGAACGAGTGGCTGAAGGAATCGCCTGACCCGCCTCAGACCAACGTGCCACAAATCTCCCCGCTACCAGCCTTGCCCTCGACGCCGCTCTCCAATTCGATCAACCCTCTATGCAGGTCCTCAGACTTCTCCCTGCCCGCAGATTCATCTGCGGAATTCCTTAGCCAGAGCTACGCGGCTAAGAGCTTAGCCACCCTTGTCCAAGCCGCCAATTCTGTTTCCGGTATATGTGATTCACCGCCACAACGCAAGCAAACAGCTGCCGGGAACACTGGTTGTCCTGTTTCGTCGGGATCCGCCAAAAAGAGATGGCTTAGGCAAGCTATCTCCGAGGAGTGCGACTCGCCTAACAGCAGACCGGAAAGTCCTCCTGCTAGCGAGCTGGTCGCTCCCCCGAAGAAAAGGAGGATAGCCAGGGAGAGTTTGTCCTCGGATAACTACACTCCGCCTACCACGCCCACCATGCTGCATCCTGAAGCCGTTCCTCACGTTAGGTCGCTGTGTCCGACAGAG GACGATTACATCGAGCATCCGCAGTCCCCGCTAACAGAGCCGACGGACGATAGACAGCCCGAGCCCACGGAATCAGTGAAACAAGAAGAACCCTCGGAAGACAAACTTCGTCAGAAACTGTGCATCGAGATACCGGGTCAAAATTTTCACGCGAAGAGTATAAAGGACGAGGAGAGTCTCGAGATCGTTCCGATGGACGTATTAGTCAAAGAAAATAGCATCGAGTTAAAGGTGGAACCAAAAGAAGAGAACATGGACTGCGAGTCTACTGAACATTTTGACTCGAAGCCCGTCAAGGACGAGTTTCGATTGATCAAGAGCGAGATAGATTACCAGAGGGACAGGGTGAAGAAAGAGCACGTAATCAAAGAAGAGATCGTGCAGATTGAGAAGGGCACGGTGGAAATAGTGGATCGGAACGAGGAAGGCGACACAGAAATGGAGGATCTGAGCTCGCCAATCGATGCGATCGAATCGGACGCCATCTTGAAGCAGCGAGTGGACGAGATGAGGTTAGAATTCGGTGGCGCTATCACAGAGATGGAGAACGACAAGTCCGAGGACGACGACAGAAAGCAGGACAGCGTCAAGTCCGACGACAACATGTCGATCGACGAGTTCGACGTTGAGGCTCAGATGAAGAAGATCACGGGGGACGACGGGGACGACTACAAGGAGAAAGTGGACACCAGTTCCGAGAAGGATAAGAGCATGGATGGGATAGAGGGTCTGATGGAGAGCTCGAAAGAGGACTCTGAGTCCGAGGACAAAGACCTCGACGACATCAAATATGAAACATCGTTCAAGTCTTTTAGTATAGATCACGAAGAAAGAATGTTCAAGGAGTTCGAGAGTAAGCCGGGGCAGGAGGACGTCGTGGATCACGATACGAAGGAGCTGGAGCAGACCGAAGAATCTCAGAAGGCAGACCAGTCGTCCGTTTTCGTAGCCTCGTCGGAGGAGTCCATCTTCGAGTCCACGTCCTCCAACATGGACACGGAGTCCATCGCCGAGCCACCGAAAATATTTCATTCCATTCCACCATTGAGCGAGAGGATTCGCAAGAAGACGGAGGCTAGCACTTCAAAGAGCCAGCTAAACTTCGAGGCAGCCATCATCGAGTCTACCATCGACATAATATCCTCTGACGAGTCTAAGAACGGCGAGCAGAAGTCCATGTTGTCCACAGCACTGAGGGAACTGTTGGAGGCCAAGCTGGACGACCTGGCGCCCGAAGAGGCCAAAGAGGAAACCGTCGATGAGAATAGTACCACTTTCACTGAGCCGAAATCTGAGACTTCGGAGCAAAGCAGCGTGGACGTGCCAGATGCTTCGAAAGCTGCTCCTCAGGAGGCTCCCGTCGAGGAACCTCCGGCTAAAGAGGAAGAGGTCTCACCGGTGAAAGAAGTGAAGAGATTGAAGGATCCCAGAACCGTCGTTCCAAACAGTATGCCTGCGCCTGCATTTAAGCCCGACGGGAACCCGCCTGTTAAGCGGAAG TTGTCCATATCAGAGTATCGGAAACGTAAGCAACAGTCGTCCGGTACTCCACCGGATCCTGAGCCATCCTCCAACGACGCAACCTTCACGGACAAGGGAAGTGCGAGGGGCAGATCAGATAGTGCAAGTAGTGGCACCTCGTCCCTTAGTTCTGATGAAGAGGCGTCCAAGAttccctccctctccctcgaTCTACCAGGCCTCACCGCGTTACCACTTTTCAACAACGCTGAGACGGAGGAGAAGAAAGGTAACGGTTAG